From a single Cupriavidus taiwanensis LMG 19424 genomic region:
- a CDS encoding M55 family metallopeptidase, whose amino-acid sequence MKILVSTDIEGVAGVFHAEQTRPGNGEYERARAWMTGEANAAIEGAFAGGAAEVLVNDSHGGFRNLLPDQLDPRARVVLGKPRYLGMMAGVEAGVDGVLMIGYHGRAQSRGVLAHTINSGAFARVWLNGKELGEAGMYAALAGEFGVPVLMASGDDVFVQETHALMPWVRYVETKTAGGFGSGASLSPTAAREAIAAAAAGAVRECAQAQCLRIAAPVACTLQTQTPAHADLFCQWPTLERRDGVTLSFQADSVQAAVRMLNCLSAMSFMLK is encoded by the coding sequence ATGAAGATCCTTGTTTCCACCGATATCGAAGGCGTCGCCGGCGTCTTCCACGCCGAGCAGACCCGCCCGGGCAATGGCGAATACGAACGCGCGCGCGCCTGGATGACCGGCGAGGCCAATGCCGCCATCGAAGGCGCCTTTGCCGGCGGCGCGGCCGAAGTGCTGGTCAATGATTCGCACGGCGGTTTCCGCAACCTGCTGCCCGACCAGCTCGATCCGCGCGCGCGGGTGGTGCTGGGCAAGCCGCGCTACCTGGGCATGATGGCGGGGGTCGAGGCCGGCGTCGACGGCGTGCTGATGATCGGCTACCACGGCCGCGCGCAGAGCCGCGGCGTGCTGGCGCACACCATCAACAGCGGCGCCTTTGCGAGGGTCTGGCTCAACGGCAAGGAACTCGGCGAGGCCGGGATGTATGCGGCGCTGGCCGGCGAGTTCGGCGTGCCGGTGCTGATGGCCAGCGGCGACGACGTGTTCGTGCAGGAAACCCATGCGTTGATGCCATGGGTGCGCTATGTCGAGACCAAGACCGCGGGCGGCTTCGGCAGCGGCGCCTCGCTGTCGCCGACGGCCGCGCGCGAAGCCATTGCGGCGGCGGCAGCGGGCGCGGTGCGCGAGTGCGCGCAGGCGCAATGCCTGCGCATCGCGGCGCCGGTGGCCTGCACGCTGCAGACGCAGACGCCGGCGCATGCCGACCTGTTCTGCCAGTGGCCGACGCTGGAGCGGCGCGACGGCGTGACGCTGTCGTTCCAGGCCGATTCGGTGCAGGCCGCGGTGCGCATGCTGAACTGCCTGTCGGCGATGTCGTTCATGCTGAAGTAG